In the genome of Fructilactobacillus hinvesii, the window AATTGGCCCCATAGCACAACTGGATAGGGCATCCGCCTCCTAAGCGGCAGATCTCAGTTCGAGTCTGAGTGGGGTCATTTACGTTCCTAGTTGATAGATAAACTAAATCGGGGACTAAAAAAGCACGGAACTAGTTTTGTAGTGCCCCATAAAAGTTAGACAAAATCTAATTTTTATGGGGTATTTTTTATGACTAAATACGATACAAAATTCAAAATTAAAGTAGTTGAATTTTACTTGAATAACCCGGTTTCCATTAGGGAAACCGCTAGAAAATTTAACATCAAATCTAATACTAATCTATTGCAATGGATCGAAATTTATAAATCGGAAGGACCGTTAGGGCTAAAAGTTAATCGATCACATAAAATTTATTCCAGAGAATTTAAATTAAGCGTGGTAAACTACTATAAAACTCATGAAACTAGTATTCGGCTTACAGCATTAGAATTTAAACTCAATCAAAGTCAAGTACAAAATTGGATTTATCAATTTAATCATTTTGGTGCTGAGGCGCTCTTACCGAAAAGGCATGGTAGACCATCAATGAAGAAAAAATATAAAGATTCACCCTTATCACAAGATAAGGAGTCAGCTTATTTAGATGAAATTTCTAAGCTAAAAGCTCAAATTAATGAAAATCAGAT includes:
- a CDS encoding helix-turn-helix domain-containing protein encodes the protein MTKYDTKFKIKVVEFYLNNPVSIRETARKFNIKSNTNLLQWIEIYKSEGPLGLKVNRSHKIYSREFKLSVVNYYKTHETSIRLTALEFKLNQSQVQNWIYQFNHFGAEALLPKRHGRPSMKKKYKDSPLSQDKESAYLDEISKLKAQINENQMEIDILKKHLASEYGIKIGQNDNWKHRS